The DNA region GGGGGAGCGGTGATCGGCCTCGTGGTCGAGACGGGCTGCGCCTTCTTCGCCCCCGCCACCTTCCCGGAGACCCTCGGCGTCGGCGTGCGGGTGGCGCACCTGGGCCGCAGCAGCGTCCGGTACGAACTCGCCGTCTTCCGGGAAGGGGAGGACGCCGCCTGCGCGCAGGGGCACTTCGTCCACGTCTACGTGGACCGGGAGACGCGCCGACCGACCGAGTTGCCTGCCGCCTTCCGTGCCGCCCTGGAGGATCTGCGGGTCGGCTAGCCTCTCCTCCCCGCCCGCCACACCCAGATCATGAGCAGCGGTTGAAGCGGCAGGCGGGCCCACAGCGACCACTCGGGCAGGGGGCGGAAACGCTCGGCGTGCCACGCCATCTGAACGTTCGCCGGGAACACGGCGACGAGCAGCGCGAGCAGCCACCACCGGGCGGCGGGGCGCGTGGTCGGGTGCAGCAGGCCCAGCCCGCCCGCGATCTCCGCCGCGCCGCTGACGAGGGTGGCCGTGCGCGGGGGCATCGGCACCCAGAGCGGGACGATCCGGTCGAAGGGTTCCGGCCTCAGGAAGTGCAGCACCCCAGCCCCCACGAACAGGGCGGCGAGGAGGAGGACCCCGGGGGCGGGAAGACCACCCGTCTCTGGTCTCCGGGCCAGCGGAAGGGGCCGGACACCAGGCCCGGCCCCCGGCCCTCCATTCACCTCAGCCCTGCTTGCTCGCGGGGACGTTGCGGGCCTCCTCCACGTCCTTCGACTCCTTGCGCCCGTCGTGCTCGGTATTGCGTGCGCCCCCCGCCTCGCGCTCGTGGACCTCCTGCTTGTTTCGCTCGTACTCCCCGGGCTGGCTGGTGTGGCCGCTGTTCTTGTCGTCTTTGTCCGGCATGAGGGCAGCGTGTCACGCGACCGACACGGCCGGAAGAGAGAAGCCCCAGCGGACGTTAAGGGACGGGCCGGTCTCGGGGTGCGGGCGGATCACAGGCGAGGCAGGGTGACTCCGGTCTGGCCCTGGTACTTTCCGTTGCGGTCTCCGTACGTCATTTCCGGTCGCTCGCCCTCGAAGAAGAGGAGTTGTACGCACCCCTCGTTGGCGTACATCTTCGCCGGAAGAGGCGTCGTGTTGCTGAATTCGAGTGTGACATGGCCCTCCCAGCCCGGTTCCAGAGGTGTTACGTTGGCGACGATACCGCAACGTGCATACGTGGATTTTCCTAATGCTACAACCATAATATTGTTGGGAATCCGCATATACTCCAGGCTGCGGGCCAGAACAAATGAATTCGGCGGAATAATAATTTCTTTTGACCGGATGTCGATAAAAGCCCGCTGGTCGAACGCCTTGGGGTCCACGATGGTGTTGCCGTGCGCGTTGGTGAAAACCTTCCACTCGTCGGCGCAGCGCAGGTCGTAACCGAAGGAACTCAGGCCGTAGCTGATCACGCTGGCGTTCTCGGTGGTCCGCACGAGGCGGTCCTCGAAGGGCTCGATCATGCCCGCTCGGGCGAGTTCGCGGATGCGCCAGTCCGGGAGGATGCTCATGGGCCGCATCCTAGCGGGCGGGAGACGCTAGCCTGCACGCGTGAGGCGCGGCGGGTGAGGGTGGCGGTGATCGGCGACGTACACGGCAACGCCTTCGCGCTGGAGGCCGTGCTGCGGGAGGTGCGGGCCTCGACCCCCGACCTCACCGTCAACCTCGGCGATCAGGTCGAGGGCTCGGCGGACCCCGAGCGCGCCGCGCGGATGCAGGCGGAACTGGCGGCGGCGGGGGCGCTGGAGGTGCGCGGCAACAACGAGGAGAAGCTGTGGCCGGGCGGGCGCCGCTCACCGCTGAGCCGCCTGTACGGGGCGTGGCTGGAGGCGCATGTGGACGCCGCGTTGCTCGCCCGGGTGGCGGCCCTGCCCCTCACGGCCCGCGCCCCCGGCGGCGCCCTCTTCGCCTGCCACGGCACACCGGGGAGCACCTGGGACAGCCTGCTGTGGGTGTGGCAGCCCGATCCGGCGGGCGGAGGCTTCTATCGCGCCCGTGATCCCCGCGAGTTGCGCGCCCTGGTGGAGCCGCTGGCCGCCGAGGTCGTGCTGTGCGGCCACACCCACCGCCCCGGCGCCACCCGCGTGGGGGATACCCTCGTCGTGAACGCGGGGGCCGTGAGCGATCAGGTGGACGGCGACCCGCGCGCCCGCTGGACGCTCCTCGAACGCCGCCGGGACGGGTGGGCCGCCGAGTTCCGGGCGGTGGCGTACGACGTCGAGGCCGCCGTCCGGTGGTCCTTCGCCCACACGCCCTTCGGAACGGACCAGGCGGCGATCCTGCGCTCTGGGACCTTCGACGTGCGCGGTGGGTGACCCGGAGCCGGGGGCAACCGGTACGCTGTTCCCATGCGCAGAGTGGTGGGAGCGGTCGTGGGGCTGGCGCTGGGTTCGTCGGCCCTGGCACAGGGCGCCCCGGTCGCGTGCCGGGGGCAGCCGGGAGTTCCGGCCTGGGCGGGGCCGGGCGTCTTCTGGGGAACGCTCGGCGGCGGGCCCGTCGCCCTGCGGCTGGGACCCGGGGACGACGGCGAGCGCGCCCGCTACTTCTACGAGCGGCGGGGCGTGAACATCACCCTGGTGCCCACCCACCAGCGGGAGACCCTGCTCCTGCGGGAAGAGGTCTGGACGCTCTCGGGCACGGAGGTCACCGGCTGCCTGCGTCTGGAGCGGGCCGGAACGGGGCTGCGGGGAAGCTGGACCAGTCCGGACGGGAAAAGAACCCTGCCCGTCACGCTCGCCCCGCTGGACGTGACGCGCCTGCCGCTCAACCTCCCCGATTCCCCGGGGTTGAGGAAGTTGCGGGCCTCCGACCCGCTCGCCTTTCTCAAACTCAACCGCGCCTGGGTGAAGGAGGCGGGGGGTGCCAGCGTCCGTGAGTCGCTCAGCGGGATACGATACCCACGTCTGCCGGGAGGGAGCGCGGCCCTCGACGCCGCCCTGCAAGACCGGCAACTCGTCCACGCCGCGAACGCCCTTGACTGCCGCGCCCGGCTGGCCGGGGCGGGAGAGGAAGCCTACGTGCTGAGTGCAGAGGTGACCTTCCGCAGCCCCCGGCTCCTGAGCGTGTTCGAGAGCGCGGGCTACTTCTGCGGCGGCGCCCATCCCGACGGCTTCGACGTGGGCCTGATTCTTGACCGCGCCACCGGCCGCGAGGTGCCCGTCACGGCGATCTGGCCGGGGTTGACGCCCATGCGCCTGCGGACCCTGTACCTCACTCGCAGCGGCGCGGATGGCGAGTGCCGGGAGGTGCTGGCGGACCCCGATCTGAAACTTACCGCCCACCTCACCCCCGGGGGGCTGGCCCTCACGCCGACGAGCCTGCCGCACGTCGTCACCGCGTGCGCCGACACGGTCACGCTTCCCTTCGCCTCCCTGGGCGACCGGGCGAACCCGCAGGGAACGTACTTCCGTGACCTCTACCCCCGCTGAGGCAAACATCAAAAATAAGGAGCGCCCCGGGGTCCCCGAAGCGCCCGTGACTTCAGCTTCAGCCCTTGAGCTTGCGGGTGATCTCGACCTGGCGGCGGGCCTGGTGGCGGATGGACGCCTTGTCCTCCTCGCTCAGGGGCTGCCCGTTCGCCGTGACGCTCGCGCCGTAGGGGTTGCCGCCCGAGGCGAAGATGGCGGGGTCGGTGTAGCCGGGCGGCACGATGATCGCGCCCCAGTGCATCGCCATCACGTAGAGGGTCTGGAGGGTCGTCTCCTGCCCGCCGTTGGGGTTTTGCGCGCTCGTCATGGCACTGAAGGTCTTGTCCGCCAGCGCGCCCGAGCCCCACAGCGGACCCAGCGTGTCGATGTAGGCGCGAAGCTGGCTCGCCGCGCCGCCGAAGCGGGTGGGGGAGCTGAACATGATGGCGTCCACGTTCTCCAGGTCGGCCAGGGTGGCCTCCGGGACGTGCGCCGCGCGCTCCTGCTGGGCCTTCCAGGCGTCCTGGCCGTTCACCACCTCCTGCGGGGCCGTCTCGCGCGCCTTGACCAGCCGCACCTCCGCCCCGGCCTCGCGCGCGGCCTCGGCAGCCACCTCCGCCATCTGGTGGTTCGTCCCGTAGGTGGAGTAGTAGACGATGGTCATGCGGACAGGAGCAGGGCTTGTCATAGCCCCACCCTAACTCGGAGGCCCTCTTGATTCAACGTTAAACAATCTGTGAAGTTCTCAAGGCAGAGCTTGAGCGGGGCTCCGCTCAGACCCGGATCGTCACCCGCGCCTTGTCGTCTTCAAGGTGAACGCTGTCGATGAAGCGCACCACCCGGCTCGCGTAGCCCATCACGACGGTGTGGGTGCGGGCGCCCCCGCCGAAGCGGCGCACCCCGCTCAGGAGTTCGCCGTAGGTGATGCCGGTCGCGCTGAAGACGATCTGCGAGCCGGGGGCGAGGTCGTTCGTCTTGTAGACGCGCTCCTCGTCCACACCCATTGCTCTGAAGCGCCCCCGCATCGCGTCGTCCTCGGCGAGGAAGCGGCCCTGGATTTCCGCGCCCAAGCACTTCATCGCCGCCGCGCTGAGCACGCCCTCCGGCGCCCCGCCCGAGCCCATCAGCGCGTGGACGCCCGTGCCGCGCACCCCGACCGCCAGGCTCGCCACCACGTCGCCGTCACCGATGAGCTTCACCCGCGCCCCCGCCCCCCGCACCTTCTGAATCAGGTCCGCGTGCCGCTCGCGGTCAAGGATGGTCACCAGCAGGTCCTCCACGTCCCGGTCGAGGCTCTGGGCGAGGACGCTGAGGTTCGCCTCCACCGGCCAGTCGAGGTTCACGCGCCCGGCGGCGGGGGGCGGCACCACGAGCTTGTCCATGTAGCAGTCGGGCGCGTGCATCAGCCCGCCCCGCTCGGAGAGGGCGATCACCGCCAAGCCGTTGGGCAGCCCCTTGGCGGTGACGACGGTGCCCTCCACCGGGTCAACGGCGATGTCCACCTCGTACTGCCCCGTTCCGAGCTGTTCCCCGATGTAGAGCATGGGCGCCTCGTCCATCTCGCCCTCGCCGATGACCACCGTGCCCCGGATGTCGAGTGAGTTGAGCAGTTCGCGCATCGCCTCGGTGCCTGCGCCGTCCACCGCGTTCTTGTCGCCCATGCCGACCCAGCGGCTCGCGGCGAGGGCCGCCCCCTCCGTTACGCGCGCCGTCTCCAGCACGAGCGCGTGCTCGAAGCTGTCCGTCCTGGGAGTCGCGCCCGCCTTCTTGGTGTTGCCCGTCATGCCCGGACCGTACCACGGAGAGGTAAAAACCGGCGCCGGGAGCGGTTCCACCCTGTCCTCACACCGGGGTCAGGGGCCGTCTTGCACCGACAGCCTCTCAGCCTCTCCCCGCGCCGTCAGGCGACCAACCGGGCAAAGCGGCCCCTGGCGTGAAGGTGCGGGGCGGGAGCCCACACCCGCGTCTTCCACTGTTCGGCGGGCCCGGCGTCTTCCCGGCCCGGGGCCGGACCACGGCACCTGTCCAAACCGCTCAGAGGCATGGATGGGCACCCTCACAGAACCGGGGCGCCCGGCGCAGGCTCTCTGCGAGGGTCGCCCGCGTACGTCTACCGCAGCACGCCCGCCCACACCAGCAGCAGCCACAGGATCACCGGGACCGCCAGCGACAGGGCGATCAGCTTGATCAGGCGCCACCAATCGTTCAGAAACTCGCGCATGGCACGAGGGTAACAGGGGAGAGGCAGGGCTTTCCGCGTCCGTGTTCACGCTGTCTTGCCCGAACGGGGCCCGCCTGCGGGGCACTGCTTACACTGCCCCCATGACCCTCAGCGACCTCGCCGGTAAGAGAGCCCCGCAGAGCCTCCTGACGAACATCCCCCGGCTGGTCGCCCGCTACTACGAGACGCGGCCTGACGTGGGGAACGCGGCGCAGCGGGTCGCCTTCGGCACGAGCGGGCACCGGGGGACGTCCCTGAACGGTACCTTCAACGAGGCGCACATCCTCGCGGTCGCCCAGGCCGTCGCCGAGCACCGCGCCTCGGCGGGCATCACCGGGCCGCTCTACATGGGGCTCGACACTCACGCCCTCAGCGAGCCCGCCTGGATGTCGGCGCTGGAGGTGCTGGTCGCCAACGGGGTGCGGGTGTGCGCTCAGCCGGGCTTCTTCACGCCCACTCCCCTCGTCAGCCACGCGATCCTGAACCACAACCGGGCGGGGCAGGGGGGCACGGCGGACGGCATCGTCATCACCCCCAGCCACAATCCCCCGCAGGACGGCGGCTTCAAGTACAACCCCCCCAGCGGCGGCCCCGCCGACACCGACGTGACGAGGGCAGTGCAGAACCGGGCGAACGCGATCCTGGAGGGCGGGCTGAGCGAGGTGAGAAGGGTCAACCTCGACGACGCGCTGGCGGGCCTTGACCCCTTCGACTTCATCGCGCCGTACGTCTCCGAACTCGGGGAGGTCGTGGACCTCGACGCGATCCGGGGAAGCGGCGTGCACCTCGGCGTCGATCCCCTCGGCGGGAGCAGCCTGCCCGTGTGGGAGGCGATTCAGGCGCAGTACGACCTCAACCTGACCATCGTGAACGAGCAGGTCGACCCCCGCTTCGCCTTCATGACCGTGGACCGCGACGGCAAGATTCGCATGGACTGCTCCAGCCCCTGGGCGATGGCGAGCCTCCTGGCGCTCAAGGGCGACTACGACGTGGCCGTGGGCAACGAC from Deinococcus aetherius includes:
- a CDS encoding acyl-CoA thioesterase, with product MARPTPEARTAYPYHHPTPTRWADNDVYGHVNNVIYYAYFDTAVNAYLAARGALDVQGGAVIGLVVETGCAFFAPATFPETLGVGVRVAHLGRSSVRYELAVFREGEDAACAQGHFVHVYVDRETRRPTELPAAFRAALEDLRVG
- the pgm gene encoding phosphoglucomutase (alpha-D-glucose-1,6-bisphosphate-dependent), which encodes MTLSDLAGKRAPQSLLTNIPRLVARYYETRPDVGNAAQRVAFGTSGHRGTSLNGTFNEAHILAVAQAVAEHRASAGITGPLYMGLDTHALSEPAWMSALEVLVANGVRVCAQPGFFTPTPLVSHAILNHNRAGQGGTADGIVITPSHNPPQDGGFKYNPPSGGPADTDVTRAVQNRANAILEGGLSEVRRVNLDDALAGLDPFDFIAPYVSELGEVVDLDAIRGSGVHLGVDPLGGSSLPVWEAIQAQYDLNLTIVNEQVDPRFAFMTVDRDGKIRMDCSSPWAMASLLALKGDYDVAVGNDPDADRHGIVTADGLMNPNHYLAVMIDYLFQNRPDWSADAGVGKTLVSSALIDRVAAGIGRRLVEVPVGFKYFVEGLLTGSLGFGGEESAGASFLRMNGGAWSTDKDGLIPGLLAAEITAKTGQTPSQRFAALTQKYGSTAYDRQDAPANSEQKKVLANLSPEQVTASTLAGDPITAKLTRAPGNNEPIGGLKVTTEHAWFAARPSGTEDVYKIYAESFKGEGHLRQVMEEAREVVAAAFQAGGAA
- the wrbA gene encoding NAD(P)H:quinone oxidoreductase, with the translated sequence MTSPAPVRMTIVYYSTYGTNHQMAEVAAEAAREAGAEVRLVKARETAPQEVVNGQDAWKAQQERAAHVPEATLADLENVDAIMFSSPTRFGGAASQLRAYIDTLGPLWGSGALADKTFSAMTSAQNPNGGQETTLQTLYVMAMHWGAIIVPPGYTDPAIFASGGNPYGASVTANGQPLSEEDKASIRHQARRQVEITRKLKG
- the glpX gene encoding class II fructose-bisphosphatase translates to MTGNTKKAGATPRTDSFEHALVLETARVTEGAALAASRWVGMGDKNAVDGAGTEAMRELLNSLDIRGTVVIGEGEMDEAPMLYIGEQLGTGQYEVDIAVDPVEGTVVTAKGLPNGLAVIALSERGGLMHAPDCYMDKLVVPPPAAGRVNLDWPVEANLSVLAQSLDRDVEDLLVTILDRERHADLIQKVRGAGARVKLIGDGDVVASLAVGVRGTGVHALMGSGGAPEGVLSAAAMKCLGAEIQGRFLAEDDAMRGRFRAMGVDEERVYKTNDLAPGSQIVFSATGITYGELLSGVRRFGGGARTHTVVMGYASRVVRFIDSVHLEDDKARVTIRV
- a CDS encoding DoxX family protein, with the translated sequence MARRPETGGLPAPGVLLLAALFVGAGVLHFLRPEPFDRIVPLWVPMPPRTATLVSGAAEIAGGLGLLHPTTRPAARWWLLALLVAVFPANVQMAWHAERFRPLPEWSLWARLPLQPLLMIWVWRAGRRG
- a CDS encoding metallophosphoesterase family protein, with the translated sequence MRVAVIGDVHGNAFALEAVLREVRASTPDLTVNLGDQVEGSADPERAARMQAELAAAGALEVRGNNEEKLWPGGRRSPLSRLYGAWLEAHVDAALLARVAALPLTARAPGGALFACHGTPGSTWDSLLWVWQPDPAGGGFYRARDPRELRALVEPLAAEVVLCGHTHRPGATRVGDTLVVNAGAVSDQVDGDPRARWTLLERRRDGWAAEFRAVAYDVEAAVRWSFAHTPFGTDQAAILRSGTFDVRGG
- the dcd gene encoding dCTP deaminase; this translates as MSILPDWRIRELARAGMIEPFEDRLVRTTENASVISYGLSSFGYDLRCADEWKVFTNAHGNTIVDPKAFDQRAFIDIRSKEIIIPPNSFVLARSLEYMRIPNNIMVVALGKSTYARCGIVANVTPLEPGWEGHVTLEFSNTTPLPAKMYANEGCVQLLFFEGERPEMTYGDRNGKYQGQTGVTLPRL